Proteins from one Parasteatoda tepidariorum isolate YZ-2023 chromosome 4, CAS_Ptep_4.0, whole genome shotgun sequence genomic window:
- the LOC107441231 gene encoding BTB/POZ domain-containing protein 6-A → MAAIPSKNDDVKSRISKLFFEESLCDVTFLVNDLSHRCHKLVLASGSKVFEAMLYGKMAENESEIRIPDVTETGFRIMLRYLYTDTAKFENEFQAFEAAYCGKKYLIDNLIELCESYLLSHAVLSFETVLSLYEKAAFLELKKLQNRCLSYVSRHASKILISSSMLFISIATFQRILELEFMDIKSEKTIIESLWKWGEEQCKKRGVDKCTKNIRNSIEDLLKYVRFLTLGFEELEDVFQHYDLLDNSEQLAILWNIAMSNRKESVRLPSNLCVEFKNRSIKSASRLKIPTKYRYNEDIMRISTKRFKQYIRLSVEGSGITMYGLVVAMKPIPCYSFSHIQLKIDITLYNETTKQYSRAKIVKKADNQECNDQIEEVLFDEFLRLDDGDIGSLTVETTGEGVKIMEFTKEEFTLKSASSVMKCNFKVDDRSSLLFPVKELICIPD, encoded by the exons ATGGCTGCCATTCCGTCAAAGAATGATGATGTGAAAAGCAGAATCTCAAAACTGTTTTTTGAGGAATCCCTTTGTGATGTGACGTTTTTGGTCAATGATCTGTCTCATCGATGCCACAAGCTAGTACTTGCCAGTGGAAGTAAAGTGTTTGAAGCCATGCTGTACGGTAAGATGGCAGAAAATGAAAGTGAAATCCGAATACCGGATGTTACAGAAACAGGATTTCGCATAATGCTTCG atacCTATATACAGACACTGCAAAATTCGAAAATGAGTTTCAAGCATTTGAAGCAGCTTACTGTGGCAAGAAGTATctaatagataatttaattgaGCTTTGCGAAAGTTATTTGCTTTCTCACGCAGTTTTAAGCTTCGAAACAGTACTCTCCCTTTATGAAAAAGCTGCTTTTTTGgagttgaaaaaattacaaaatcgtTGTCTCAGTTACGTGTCTCGACATgcttctaaaattttgatttcttcaaGCATGCTTTTCATTTCAATAGCAACTTTTCAAAGAATCCTGGAATTAGAATTCATGGATATTAAATCTGAGAAAACAATCATAGAATCTCTATGGAAGTGGGGAGAAGAACAATGCAAAAAGAGAGGTGTAGATAAATGTAccaaaaatattcgaaattcaATAGAAGATCTTCTGAAATATGTTCGTTTTTTAACACTTGGTTTCGAAGAACTGGAAGATGTTTTTCAACATTATGATTTATTAGATAACTCTGAGCAGTTGGCTATTCTTTGGAATATTGCGATGTCAAATAGAAAGGAATCTGTTCGACTGCCATCAAACTTATgtgtagaatttaaaaatag gTCCATAAAAAGTGCATCAAGATTAAAAATACCAACTAAATATAGATATAATGAAGACATCATGAGGATCTCAACTAAACGATTCAAACAATACATTCGTTTGTCTGTTGAAGGATCTGGCATCACAATGTATGGCCTGGTCGTGGCCATGAAACCAATTCCCTGTTATTCTTTTTCTcacatacaattaaaaattgatattacgTTGTATAACGAGACAACAAAACAATATTCAagagcaaaaatagtcaaaaaagcTGACAATCAGGAATGTAATGATCAAATCGAAGAAGTTTTATTCGATGAATTTCTGCGTCTTGATGATGGGGACATAGGTAGTTTAACAGTAGAAACTACTGGAGAAGGTGTGAAAATTATGGAATTCACAAAAGAAGAATTTACGCTTAAGTCGGCCAGTTCTGTAATGAAGTGCAATTTCAAGGTAGATGATAGAAGCAGTCTGTTGTTTCctgttaaagaattaatttgcatccctgattga